One genomic segment of Ricinus communis isolate WT05 ecotype wild-type chromosome 3, ASM1957865v1, whole genome shotgun sequence includes these proteins:
- the LOC8275852 gene encoding nudix hydrolase 19, chloroplastic isoform X2, with amino-acid sequence MYSLLFSSSSHTTLLCSLSRKLLLTKTTTFARAFPYFTSTKPTMSINLRTHAFAGNPLLSKTLKPTDPLSPNLALETLKSQLLDGNSHQLSSVNFKVLPFRKGRPLASSSIGDNDDLVPNWHLGWISLADCKTLLDNSGVELSGESLVYLGSKSEDDVVYWAVDVSGEGSLVTEFGSKQFCFVELRTLMVATDWANERAMSDLAIAGHARALLEWHKISNFCGQCGEKTVPKEAGRRKQCSNELCKKRIYPRVDPVVIMLVIDRENDCVLLSRQSRYVPRMWSCLAGFIEPGESLEEAVRRETWEETGIEVGEVVYHSSQPWPVGPSSMPCQLMVGFFAYAKSLEINVDKAELEGLTEMLTSIVLKFSFV; translated from the exons ATGTACTCTCTCCTCTTTTCATCATCCTCGCACACTACTCTCCTCTGTTCTCTCTCCAGAAAACTCTTACTCACAAAAACAACTACTTTTGCTAGAGCATTCCCTTATTTCACCTCCACAAAACCAACCATGTCCATAAATCTACGAACTCATGCCTTTGCAGGCAACCCTTTACTATCCAAAACCCTTAAGCCTACTGATCCTCTTTCACCGAACTTAGCCCTTGAAACCCTCAAGTCTCAACTTTTAGACGGTAATTCTCATCAATTATCTTCTGTTAATTTCAAGGTTTTACCTTTTAGAAAGGGTAGGCCTCTTGCCTCTTCTAGCATTGGTGATAATGATGATTTAGTGCCAAATTGGCATCTGGGTTGGATCAGTTTGGCTGATTGTAAAACTTTGTTGGATAATTCTGGCGTTGAATTGAGTGGAGAGAGTTTGGTTTATCTGGGTTCAAAGTCTGAGGATGATGTCGTTTATTGGGCAGTTGATGTTTCTGGTGAGGGTAGTTTGGTTACTGAATTTGGTAGCAAGCAGTTTTGTTTTGTTGAGTTGAGGACTCTCATGGTGGCTACTGATTGGGCTAATGAGAGGGCCATGAGTGATTTGGCTATTGCTGGTCAT GCCCGGGCATTGTTAGAGTGGCATAAGATATCAAACTTTTGTGGACAATGCGGAGAGAAAACTGTCCCTAAGGAAGCTGGGAGACGAAAGCAATGCTCTAATGAACTATGTAAAAAAAGGATTTATCCCCGTGTTGATCCG GTTGTGATTATGTTGGTTATTGATAGAGAAAATGATTGTGTGCTTTTAAGCAGACAATCGAGATACGTACCCAGAATGTGGAGTTGCTTAGCTGGTTTCATAGAG CCAGGAGAAAGCTTAGAAGAGGCAGTAAGGAGAGAAACATGGGAAGAGACCGGTATTGAAGTGGGAGAAGTTGTCTACCATAGTTCTCAGCCATGGCCTG TTGGCCCAAGTAGCATGCCATGCCAGTTAATGGTGGGTTTCTTTGCCTATGCAAAATCATTGGAAATAAATGTCGACAAGGCAGAGTTGGAAG
- the LOC8275851 gene encoding zinc finger CCCH domain-containing protein 39, which translates to MSYSESQPPFMSPQPTYQSGSDAIGIWPQFPMNSNEQFDPQFDHHQPPFKRPRNSEDNNQSMNYRMPPPNNLPINKGTTNIFFKTRMCAKFKTGSCRNGENCNFAHGMQDMRQPPPNWQELVGVVVRGEEDRPAGNWDDDQRIIHKMKLCKKFYNGEQCPYGDRCNFLHEDPSKFRDDAGRFRESSAISIGTTAPPMMHGSGGLSVVEVNKPVNNAGADAYRGNMKPVYWKTKLCTKWETTGQCPFGEKCHFAHGQAELQIPNGRAEGEVGNAGSILTKPPPILVTNGSPSMTASVPSLVEERQGKKCFLKWKGFKKINRIYGDWLDDLPLVHNLTNQVES; encoded by the exons ATGAGTTACTCCGAATCTCAACCTCCTTTTATGTCACCACAGCCTACGTATCAATCAGGCAGTGATGCCATTGGTATCTGGCCTCAATTCCCCATGAACAGCAATGAACAATTTGATCCGCAATTTGATCATCATCAACCCCCATTTAAAAGGCCCAGAAACTCTGAAGATAACAACCAATCCATGAATTATCGGATGCCCCCGCCCAACAATCTCCCAATCAATAAAGGAACAactaacattttttttaagacCAGAATGTGTGCAAAGTTTAAGACTGGCAGCTGTAGGAATGGTGAGAATTGCAATTTTGCTCATGGTATGCAAGACATGAGGCAGCCTCCTCCCAATTGGCAAGAACTTGTAGGTGTAGTTGTACGTGGTGAAGAGGATAGGCCTGCAGGGAATTGGGATGATGATCAGAGGATAATTCACAAGATGAAGCTATgcaaaaaattttataatgggGAGCAGTGCCCTTATGGGGACAGGTGTAATTTTCTCCATGAAGATCCATCCAAATTTAGAGATGATGCAGGAAGGTTTCGAGAGAGCTCTGCAATAAGTATTGGGACTACTGCGCCTCCAATGATGCATGGAAGTGGTGGGTTGAGTGTGGTTGAAGTAAATAAGCCTGTGAACAATGCTGGTGCAGATGCTTACCGAGGGAACATGAAACCAGTGTATTGGAAGACAAAGTTGTGTACTAAGTGGGAGACCACAGGTCAATGCCCTTTTGGTGAGAAATGTCACTTTGCTCATGGGCAAGCTG AATTACAAATACCCAATGGGCGTGCTGAAGGGGAAGTAGGAAATGCAGGCTCCATTTTGACCAAGCCACCACCAATTCTTGTTACTAATGGATCTCCAAGCATGACTGCTAGTGTGCCTAGTTTAGTTGAAGAACGACAGGGTAAGAAATGCTTTCTGAAGTGGAAAggattcaagaaaataaatcggATTTATGGTGATTGGCTTGATGATCTGCCATTAGTGCATAACTTGACAAACCAAGTAGAGAGCTGA